From the genome of Oceanococcus atlanticus:
CACCGTTTCCCACTCATACTGATAGTAGGCCTCAATCGACAGATTGTCGGTCAAGCCGGTACTCGCGTAGATCATGCCCACCGGGGTGAACACCTCCTCGGGTACGAAACCGGTGCGGAACAAATTGTTCGCGTTGACCGGGTTGGCCTGGTTGAGCGAATTGATAACCAAAATCGTGGATTCGCCCCAGGATATGCTCTGCCGCCCAACTTTGACGCTTAATTCGCGGTCCCCAATAAAGGGGAAATAGCCGTAGAAATACGCATCCATCAGTTGGAAATCGCTGCCGATCTGTTCAAGAACAGCCGAATCGGAGCGCTTTGAATAATGCGGCCCTGGTGCGCCACCGTAGGTATTGGAGGAAATCGGCAAGCCGGCAATCGCCGGCGGCTCCAGCCCAGGATCGCCCGGACGCAGTCGATTGGGATGGTACTCGTCAAAGTCGTTATTGACGAAATCATAGAAATACAGCCAACGACCAAAGAAACCATAGTCGTTGTAGGTCAAACTCAAATCCTGAGTGACCTTGAACGGCGCCTGAACCATATCGTATCGATCATAGTTCCAGTTGCCATCGTCGAAATTGGGCGAGAACTGGCCTATCCCACCAATGCCATCCAGCGGGCCCTGGCCAATATCGTCGGCAATACCGGACAAGGCCTGTGCCGGAAGAATATCGTTCTGATTGATACCCTGACAGGAATGAAAGTTGACCTCCTCGCCACGGGCAGCGACAAACCGGGTACCACACAAGCTTGGAAGTTGATTGGCTTTGCCGAGCAGATCGCTGGCCCGGTTCTGCATACGCCAGGCGGCACCAAGCGTAGCAGAGGTGTTCAACACGCCGCTCAGGCCATCGCCAATGTCGACTTCAAACTGCACCGCGTGCGCAGCGCCCAGCGGCCCCACCGCGAGCACTGCAAAAAGCGCAGCACGTCCCCATTGCCGCATCGCCAACGGCGCATTCGACATCTGCATATTGTCTCTCCCCAAATATTTTTACTGACCCGCTTACACGGTTATCAGGCGCACACCTCATTGTAATGAAAATTTTCAGCGTGCCAATCTACTTAATATTGCGCCAACTCTTTGAATTATTTAGCCCCCACCACCAGAGCGCTGGCGACGGACAAAAAAAAGCCCCGATCTAATCGGGGCTTTTCGTATTTATTAGCGAGCGCGAAGCTTACTCCGCTGCGGCCTCACCGCCTTCTACCGGGCGATCAACCAGCTCGACGTAAGCCATCGGAGCATTGTCACCACGACGGAAGCCAGCTTTAAGAATGCGCAGGTAACCGCCATTGCGATCCTTGTAGCGCGGGCCAAGTTCATTGAACAACTTACCCACCACTTCCTTGTTACGCAGACGCGAGAACACCAGGCGACGATTGGCCACGGAGTCTTCGCGGGCGCGGGTGATCAGCGGCTCGGC
Proteins encoded in this window:
- the rplQ gene encoding 50S ribosomal protein L17, translated to MRHRNSGRQLGRESSHRKAMLQNLTNSLVEHELIKTTLPRAKELRRVAEPLITRAREDSVANRRLVFSRLRNKEVVGKLFNELGPRYKDRNGGYLRILKAGFRRGDNAPMAYVELVDRPVEGGEAAAE